In one Butyrivibrio proteoclasticus B316 genomic region, the following are encoded:
- a CDS encoding sensor domain-containing phosphodiesterase, with the protein MQETFTKVELENTTEAGSLVEEKGASGNRAPKQLANMQSWQDKFCEMSGVYAMCLDENGAPLSEFSGNPHEIEIIKKYVTDVRIHNIYKRVSESELEDQAVEITEVPNLRLAAVAVKSGKQTSAVWIVCGVFTDAEYEPEFFHIPPIDSFGYQISEDKFYRVLDLLRASLNVFISIEKSRTQAVAKSEESKAQELEMTTSFHRAETMTEIVSLLDSDDGIENIMVQILSKLCGYLQISNGFTCRIHHNTLMDIVVQWNAQGCSKMFLETTDQEVCWFLGTEKAIVISSDTQMNAGEREQLDMLGIKALVAMPIVINGAPRFYACITENRESRIWSIDDVKFINDTIRILQSIITKRIQTNSLASSFASLEAVLDNVGSSIYVRDIGTGVLLFANRSFKKNFSKELAENKLMELFESNIPPRSHSGNYEVNHKARSKWYDVYYTRIKWVDGRPVSLCAIYDITEKKLYQKRIEQQAYTDFLTGLYNRMCCEKDLAKYVDDARNSGRTGALMYLDLDDFKHINDSLGHQYGDVLLQDISKAMSRIEGISNSCYRMGGDEFVIIVPPDNYHLMDKIIEEIKDAFATPWYLKDTDYYCTMSMGLVRFPENGDNVPELIRKSDVAMYEAKKSGKNRIAEYSDNIDSSSIHRLDLEKNMFDAIGKSCEEFEVYFQPVITNEKKARSGKGIKHIGAEALVRWNSDKLGFLNPDEFVPLAEYLGLINPIGNHVLKKACECCRQWNESGVGDFSVSVNLSVVQIMQTDIVDIIKECIEENNLKPENLILELTERLAINDLARTKQTLLDIKDLGVRLALDDFGTGYSALSSIRALPFDIIKVDKDFVKDIATDDYSQAFVRMMAQLGETIGADICVEGIETKEQLEAIKNMGVKYIQGYYYDKPLRRAAFEEKYVYNK; encoded by the coding sequence ATGCAGGAGACATTTACCAAAGTGGAATTAGAAAATACCACAGAAGCAGGCTCTTTGGTTGAAGAAAAAGGGGCCTCTGGTAATCGTGCGCCTAAACAGCTGGCAAATATGCAATCCTGGCAGGACAAATTCTGTGAAATGTCAGGAGTTTATGCTATGTGCCTGGATGAGAATGGCGCTCCACTTAGCGAATTCTCAGGTAATCCCCACGAAATAGAGATCATTAAAAAGTATGTGACAGATGTTCGCATACACAATATCTACAAAAGAGTATCAGAGAGTGAGCTGGAGGATCAGGCTGTAGAAATAACAGAAGTTCCTAACCTCCGGCTTGCTGCTGTTGCTGTAAAAAGTGGAAAACAGACATCCGCAGTGTGGATTGTCTGCGGTGTATTTACTGACGCAGAGTATGAACCGGAATTTTTCCATATCCCGCCAATAGATTCTTTTGGCTATCAGATTTCCGAAGATAAATTTTATAGAGTTTTAGATCTCCTCAGGGCATCTCTCAATGTCTTTATTTCTATTGAGAAATCAAGAACACAGGCGGTTGCCAAGAGCGAGGAATCAAAAGCCCAGGAACTTGAAATGACGACATCTTTCCACAGAGCAGAGACAATGACAGAGATCGTGTCTCTCTTGGATAGCGATGATGGCATAGAAAACATCATGGTGCAGATATTGTCCAAATTGTGCGGTTATTTGCAGATTAGCAATGGATTTACCTGCAGGATACATCATAATACCCTGATGGATATTGTGGTGCAGTGGAATGCGCAAGGGTGCAGTAAGATGTTCCTTGAAACTACTGACCAGGAAGTATGCTGGTTCCTAGGCACAGAGAAGGCGATTGTCATATCCAGTGATACACAGATGAATGCCGGAGAGCGTGAACAGCTTGATATGCTGGGGATAAAAGCTCTTGTTGCCATGCCTATAGTAATAAACGGAGCTCCCAGATTCTATGCCTGCATAACAGAGAACAGAGAAAGCCGTATATGGTCAATCGATGATGTTAAATTTATAAATGATACTATAAGGATCCTTCAGAGTATCATTACCAAGAGAATACAAACCAACTCACTTGCCAGCTCTTTTGCCTCACTTGAAGCGGTTCTGGATAATGTGGGAAGCTCGATATATGTAAGAGATATAGGTACAGGCGTGCTGTTGTTTGCCAACAGAAGCTTTAAAAAGAATTTCAGCAAAGAGCTTGCAGAGAATAAACTTATGGAGCTCTTTGAATCTAATATTCCACCAAGAAGCCACAGCGGAAACTATGAGGTTAATCATAAGGCAAGATCCAAGTGGTACGACGTGTATTACACCAGGATAAAATGGGTTGACGGAAGACCTGTTTCTCTTTGCGCAATTTACGATATTACAGAGAAAAAATTGTACCAAAAGAGAATTGAGCAGCAGGCATATACTGATTTCCTGACAGGTCTTTATAACAGAATGTGCTGCGAAAAAGACCTGGCTAAATATGTGGATGATGCCAGAAATTCAGGAAGAACAGGTGCCCTTATGTACCTTGATCTTGATGACTTCAAGCATATTAATGATAGTCTTGGACATCAGTATGGCGACGTTCTTTTGCAGGATATTTCCAAGGCAATGAGCAGGATTGAAGGAATCAGCAATTCCTGTTACAGAATGGGCGGAGATGAGTTTGTCATCATAGTTCCTCCCGACAACTACCATTTGATGGACAAGATCATAGAAGAAATAAAGGATGCCTTTGCAACTCCATGGTATCTCAAGGATACGGATTATTATTGCACTATGAGTATGGGACTTGTTCGTTTCCCTGAGAATGGAGACAATGTCCCTGAACTTATCAGAAAATCCGATGTTGCCATGTACGAGGCCAAAAAATCAGGTAAGAACAGGATTGCTGAGTACTCTGACAATATTGATTCTTCATCTATTCACAGGCTTGATCTTGAGAAAAATATGTTTGATGCTATTGGAAAGAGCTGTGAGGAATTTGAGGTTTATTTCCAGCCTGTAATAACTAATGAAAAGAAAGCAAGGAGTGGCAAAGGAATCAAGCATATTGGTGCTGAGGCTTTAGTTAGATGGAACAGTGACAAACTTGGATTTTTAAATCCGGATGAGTTCGTTCCACTTGCGGAATATTTAGGGCTCATAAATCCTATTGGAAATCATGTCCTGAAAAAAGCTTGCGAGTGCTGCAGACAATGGAATGAGTCCGGAGTTGGCGATTTTTCTGTAAGCGTTAATCTGTCTGTTGTTCAGATCATGCAGACAGATATAGTCGATATTATAAAAGAATGTATAGAAGAGAATAATCTTAAGCCGGAGAACCTGATCCTGGAGCTCACAGAGAGACTTGCGATAAATGATCTTGCAAGAACCAAGCAGACTCTCCTTGATATTAAGGACCTTGGAGTAAGACTTGCGCTTGACGACTTTGGAACCGGGTATTCAGCACTTAGCAGCATCAGAGCGCTTCCGTTTGATATAATCAAGGTTGATAAGGATTTCGTCAAAGATATTGCTACAGATGACTATTCCCAGGCGTTTGTCAGGATGATGGCTCAGCTTGGCGAGACAATAGGTGCAGACATATGTGTTGAGGGAATAGAAACCAAGGAGCAGTTGGAAGCAATTAAGAATATGGGAGTTAAGTATATTCAGGGCTACTATTATGATAAACCGCTCAGAAGAGCAGCCTTTGAAGAGAAGTATGTCTATAACAAATAG
- a CDS encoding glutamine--tRNA ligase/YqeY domain fusion protein, protein MADEVIKNLNEKEENDNTPSRHFIEQAIDKDLAEGVYDHVHTRFPPEPNGFLHIGHAKSILLNYGMAKEYGGKFNMRFDDTNPTKEKAEFMDSIIADVKWLGADYEDRLFHASDYFDEMYEDAVKLIKKGKAYVSELTADEMREYRGTLTEPGKEDPNRNRSVEENLKLFEDMKNGKFEDGSVTLRAKIDMASPNINMRDPIIYRVAHMTHARTGDKWCIYPMYDFAHPIEDAIEGITHSLCTLEFEDHRPLYDWVKTECEYKNPPRQIEFAKLYLNNVVTGKRYIKRLVEEGIVDGWDDPRLVTIASLRRRGFTPESIKMFVDMCGISKANSTAEYAMLEYCIREDLKLKAKRMLAILDPVKLIIDNYPEGQTEYLEIENNKEVPEMGTRKVPFGRELFIEREDFMEEPPKKYFRLFPGNEVRLMNAYFVTCTSFVKDENGLITEIHCTYDPETKGGDSADGRKVKGTIHWVAAKDAVTAEVRLYENIIDEEKGVYNEDGSLNLNPNSIKVIKDAKLEPELGNAVAYDKFQFVRNGFFSVDSKDSKPGAPVFNRIVSLKSSFVLPKK, encoded by the coding sequence ATGGCAGATGAAGTAATTAAGAATTTGAATGAGAAAGAGGAGAATGACAACACTCCTTCAAGACATTTCATTGAACAGGCAATTGACAAGGACCTGGCTGAGGGCGTTTATGATCATGTACATACTCGTTTTCCTCCTGAGCCTAATGGATTTTTACATATAGGACATGCCAAGAGTATTCTTCTCAACTACGGTATGGCCAAGGAATATGGCGGCAAGTTTAACATGAGATTTGATGATACCAATCCTACCAAGGAGAAGGCAGAGTTCATGGACTCAATCATCGCTGATGTTAAGTGGCTTGGCGCTGATTATGAAGATCGTCTTTTCCATGCATCAGATTATTTCGATGAGATGTATGAAGATGCTGTTAAGCTTATCAAGAAGGGTAAGGCTTATGTTTCTGAACTTACAGCTGATGAGATGCGTGAGTACAGAGGTACACTCACTGAACCTGGTAAGGAAGATCCTAACAGGAACAGAAGTGTTGAAGAGAACCTTAAACTTTTTGAAGATATGAAGAACGGCAAGTTCGAGGACGGAAGCGTTACTCTTCGTGCCAAGATCGATATGGCATCTCCTAATATCAACATGAGAGATCCTATCATTTACAGAGTTGCACACATGACACATGCCAGAACAGGCGACAAGTGGTGCATCTACCCTATGTACGATTTTGCTCATCCTATTGAGGATGCTATCGAGGGAATCACTCATTCACTCTGCACACTTGAGTTTGAGGATCACAGACCACTTTATGACTGGGTCAAGACAGAGTGCGAGTACAAGAATCCTCCTCGTCAGATAGAATTTGCCAAGTTATATCTCAACAACGTTGTAACAGGTAAAAGATATATCAAGAGACTTGTAGAAGAGGGAATCGTTGATGGATGGGATGATCCACGACTTGTAACTATTGCTTCTCTTCGCAGAAGAGGCTTTACTCCTGAATCTATCAAGATGTTCGTTGATATGTGCGGTATCAGTAAGGCTAACTCAACAGCTGAGTATGCAATGCTCGAGTACTGCATCAGAGAAGACCTTAAGCTCAAGGCTAAGAGAATGCTTGCTATTCTTGATCCTGTCAAGCTCATTATCGACAACTATCCTGAGGGACAGACAGAATACCTTGAGATTGAGAATAACAAGGAAGTTCCTGAAATGGGAACACGTAAGGTTCCATTTGGAAGAGAACTTTTCATTGAGAGAGAAGACTTCATGGAGGAACCACCCAAGAAGTATTTCCGTTTGTTCCCCGGCAATGAAGTAAGACTTATGAACGCTTACTTTGTTACATGCACAAGCTTTGTTAAGGATGAAAATGGTTTAATTACAGAGATCCACTGCACATATGATCCTGAAACCAAGGGCGGAGACAGTGCCGATGGCAGAAAAGTCAAGGGAACTATCCACTGGGTTGCAGCCAAGGATGCAGTTACAGCAGAGGTTCGTCTGTATGAGAATATCATTGATGAAGAAAAGGGCGTTTATAACGAGGATGGTTCACTTAACCTCAATCCTAACTCCATCAAGGTTATCAAGGATGCCAAGCTTGAACCTGAACTTGGAAATGCAGTAGCATATGACAAGTTCCAGTTTGTCAGAAATGGATTCTTCAGCGTTGACAGCAAGGATTCCAAGCCTGGTGCACCTGTATTTAACAGAATAGTTTCACTCAAAAGCTCATTTGTATTACCCAAGAAGTAA
- a CDS encoding DUF2225 domain-containing protein: MAGIFSGLEKLGLGNIGGKLFEDPKEKEAAVKKEAPKPKLQLVNEEDYLFDKKYKCPVCEKEFETKTVRTGKVRMKNVDIDLRPDYDELDQNKYDVIACPDCGYAALGRYFATLNKRQIDDIRIKVCMNYRKLDYHEPTFSYEHARNLYQLALANAVVKKAKNSEKAYICLKTAWVIRGETQRLDPSEDTYEQKKADNDAQEKELLANALNGFVMARQSEEFPIAGMDSSTLDYLIAALAVETDDFDTASKMVSELLTSRVANSRIKDKARALKDLIAEKKGESAE; this comes from the coding sequence ATGGCTGGTATTTTTTCTGGACTTGAAAAACTCGGACTTGGAAACATTGGCGGTAAACTTTTTGAAGATCCCAAAGAAAAGGAAGCTGCCGTTAAAAAAGAGGCTCCTAAGCCTAAGCTTCAGCTTGTAAACGAAGAGGACTATCTTTTTGATAAGAAGTATAAATGTCCTGTTTGTGAAAAAGAATTTGAGACCAAAACCGTTAGAACAGGTAAGGTCAGGATGAAGAATGTTGATATAGATCTTCGTCCCGACTACGATGAACTTGACCAGAATAAATATGATGTCATAGCATGTCCTGATTGTGGATATGCAGCCCTTGGCAGATATTTTGCAACGCTCAATAAACGTCAGATTGATGATATCAGGATCAAAGTCTGCATGAACTACAGAAAGCTCGATTATCATGAGCCGACCTTTAGTTATGAACATGCCAGAAACCTTTACCAGCTTGCTCTTGCAAATGCAGTAGTCAAGAAGGCCAAGAACAGTGAGAAAGCCTATATATGTCTTAAGACTGCCTGGGTTATCAGAGGTGAAACCCAGAGACTGGATCCTTCAGAGGATACTTACGAACAGAAGAAGGCTGATAATGATGCTCAGGAAAAAGAGCTTCTTGCTAATGCCCTTAATGGATTTGTAATGGCGAGACAGTCAGAGGAATTCCCTATTGCAGGAATGGATTCTTCGACACTTGACTATCTGATTGCTGCTCTTGCTGTAGAGACAGACGATTTTGATACAGCAAGCAAGATGGTTTCAGAGCTTCTGACATCAAGAGTTGCTAATAGCCGTATCAAGGATAAGGCTAGAGCACTTAAGGACTTGATTGCCGAGAAGAAGGGCGAAAGTGCTGAGTAA
- the guaB gene encoding IMP dehydrogenase, producing the protein MGQIIGEGITFDDVLLVPAYSQVIPNQVDVGTYLTKKIRLNIPMMSAGMDTVTEHRMAIAMARQGGIGIIHKNMSIEAQAEEVDKVKRSENGVITDPFSLSPEHTLADADSLMAKFRISGVPITEGKKLVGIITNRDLKFEKDFSQKIKDVMTSENLITAKAGITLEEAKSILAKSKKEKLPIVDDDYNLVGLITIKDIEKTIKYPLAAKDDQGRLLCGAGVGISANCLERVAALVDAKVDVIVLDSAHGHSENVLKCLRMIKEKFPDLQVVAGNVATGEATKALIEAGADAVKVGIGPGSICTTRVVAGIGVPQITAIMDCYKVAKEYGVPIIADGGIKYSGDITKAIAAGGNLVMMGSMFAGCDEAPGEFELFQGRKYKVYRGMGSIAAMENGSKDRYFQEDAKKLVPEGVEGRVAYKGTVEDTVFQLMGGLRSGMGYCGCQTIDELKENGRFIKMTSAALRESHPHDIQITKEAPNYSVDNN; encoded by the coding sequence ATGGGACAGATTATCGGCGAAGGAATTACTTTTGATGACGTACTTTTGGTACCTGCTTATTCACAGGTTATACCTAATCAGGTAGATGTAGGTACTTATTTGACCAAGAAGATCAGACTTAACATTCCAATGATGAGTGCAGGAATGGACACCGTTACTGAGCACAGAATGGCAATTGCCATGGCAAGACAGGGCGGTATTGGTATTATTCACAAGAACATGTCAATCGAGGCGCAGGCTGAAGAGGTTGACAAGGTAAAAAGATCAGAGAACGGCGTCATCACAGACCCATTTTCACTTTCACCAGAGCATACACTTGCTGATGCTGATTCTCTTATGGCTAAGTTCCGTATTTCAGGCGTGCCAATCACTGAAGGTAAGAAACTTGTTGGTATCATCACAAACCGTGATCTTAAGTTTGAAAAGGATTTCTCACAGAAGATCAAGGATGTTATGACAAGTGAGAATCTTATCACAGCTAAGGCTGGAATCACTCTGGAAGAGGCTAAGAGCATTCTTGCCAAATCCAAAAAAGAAAAACTCCCAATCGTAGATGATGACTATAATCTTGTAGGTCTTATTACTATCAAGGATATTGAGAAGACTATCAAGTATCCGCTTGCTGCCAAGGATGATCAGGGAAGACTTCTGTGTGGCGCAGGTGTTGGTATCTCTGCTAACTGTCTTGAGCGTGTAGCAGCACTTGTAGATGCCAAGGTTGACGTAATTGTACTTGATTCTGCACATGGACATTCAGAGAACGTTTTGAAGTGTCTTAGAATGATCAAGGAGAAATTCCCGGATCTTCAGGTTGTAGCAGGTAATGTTGCAACAGGAGAAGCTACCAAGGCTCTTATCGAGGCTGGTGCAGATGCAGTTAAGGTTGGTATCGGTCCTGGTTCTATCTGTACTACAAGAGTAGTTGCAGGTATCGGTGTTCCACAGATCACAGCTATCATGGACTGCTATAAAGTTGCTAAAGAGTATGGTGTTCCGATCATTGCTGATGGTGGTATCAAGTACTCAGGAGATATCACTAAGGCTATTGCTGCCGGCGGTAATCTTGTTATGATGGGTTCAATGTTTGCAGGATGTGATGAGGCTCCCGGTGAATTTGAACTGTTCCAGGGCAGAAAATACAAGGTATATCGTGGAATGGGCTCAATTGCAGCTATGGAGAATGGTTCCAAGGATCGTTACTTCCAGGAAGATGCCAAGAAGCTTGTTCCTGAAGGCGTAGAAGGACGTGTTGCCTATAAGGGTACTGTTGAAGATACAGTATTCCAGCTTATGGGCGGTCTCAGATCCGGTATGGGTTATTGTGGATGTCAGACTATCGATGAGCTCAAAGAGAACGGCAGATTCATTAAGATGACTTCAGCTGCTCTTCGTGAATCTCATCCTCATGATATCCAGATCACCAAGGAAGCACCTAACTATAGTGTTGATAACAACTAA
- a CDS encoding aspartate kinase — MKKVVKFGGSSLASAEQFKKVGEIIKADPDRVYVVPSAPGKRNSKDTKVTDMLYKTYALAEDGKDFKKQLSDIKARYDEIIKGLGLKLSLSDEFKTIEKNFKEKAGKDYAASRGEYLNGIIMAAYLGYEFIDAATVVAFDKNGEFDGEKTNKLMGKKLEKHERAVIPGFYGAYPDGSVKTFSRGGSDITGSIVSRAIKADVYENWTDVSGFLVTDPRIIDKPPHIETITYTELRELAYMGAGVLHEDAIFPVRKEGIPINIRNTNKPEDPGTWIVESTAKKSKYVITGIAGKKGFCCVNVLKDQMNSEVGFVRKVLQAFEDQNISIEHVPSGIDTMTVFVQQDEFIEKEQAVVSEIHRLAHPDMLEIESDLALIAVVGRGMKSTRGTAGRIFSALAHASVNVRMIDQGSSELNIIIGVETRDFEKAIRAIYDIFVTTQI; from the coding sequence ATGAAAAAGGTAGTTAAATTTGGTGGAAGTTCTCTTGCAAGTGCAGAGCAGTTCAAAAAAGTTGGCGAGATAATAAAGGCAGACCCTGACAGAGTTTATGTTGTGCCTTCTGCTCCAGGTAAAAGAAATTCCAAGGACACTAAGGTTACAGATATGCTCTACAAGACTTATGCTCTTGCAGAGGATGGCAAAGATTTTAAGAAACAGCTCTCTGACATCAAAGCCCGCTATGATGAGATCATCAAGGGGCTCGGACTTAAGCTTAGTCTTTCAGATGAGTTTAAGACAATTGAGAAGAACTTTAAGGAAAAGGCCGGAAAAGATTACGCTGCCAGCCGAGGAGAATACCTCAATGGTATCATTATGGCTGCGTATTTGGGCTATGAATTTATCGATGCAGCTACAGTAGTGGCTTTTGATAAAAACGGCGAATTTGACGGCGAGAAGACCAATAAACTCATGGGTAAAAAACTTGAGAAACATGAAAGAGCTGTTATTCCCGGTTTTTATGGAGCTTATCCTGATGGAAGTGTTAAGACCTTTTCAAGAGGCGGTTCTGATATAACAGGATCAATCGTTTCAAGGGCTATCAAGGCTGATGTTTATGAGAACTGGACAGATGTTTCAGGATTCCTTGTAACAGATCCCCGCATCATTGACAAGCCACCGCACATCGAGACAATCACATATACTGAACTTCGAGAGCTTGCGTACATGGGCGCAGGAGTTCTTCATGAGGATGCTATTTTCCCTGTCCGTAAGGAAGGAATTCCTATCAATATCAGAAATACCAACAAACCTGAGGATCCTGGAACATGGATTGTTGAGTCAACTGCCAAAAAGTCCAAGTATGTTATCACAGGAATTGCAGGTAAGAAGGGCTTTTGCTGCGTAAACGTCCTTAAGGATCAGATGAACTCTGAAGTAGGCTTTGTCCGCAAGGTATTACAGGCCTTTGAAGATCAGAATATCTCAATTGAGCATGTTCCTTCAGGAATTGATACTATGACAGTATTTGTTCAGCAGGATGAATTCATAGAAAAAGAGCAGGCTGTTGTGTCAGAAATCCACAGACTTGCACATCCTGATATGTTGGAGATTGAATCAGATCTTGCTCTAATTGCTGTAGTGGGACGTGGAATGAAATCAACACGTGGTACAGCCGGAAGAATCTTCTCAGCACTTGCTCATGCCAGCGTAAACGTACGCATGATCGACCAGGGATCATCAGAGCTTAACATCATCATCGGTGTTGAAACCCGCGATTTTGAAAAAGCAATCCGTGCAATCTATGATATTTTTGTAACTACACAGATTTAA
- a CDS encoding glycosyltransferase family 2 protein encodes MPITNLSIIMPVYNSEKFLADALNSVINQTYKDFELIIIDDGSTDGSSDICEEYAKNDKRIKYVHQENSGGQVARNNGLDIATGKYIAFVDSDDALDPHIYEVLIQNLETYDADVSVCSFSMNRDSLGVRTNKTTAVINGSEKILEALVGHTPTLPKLQGYLFNKVYKREVIGNLRMNQLINMGEDGLFNMYVMQNCNKAVYDNSVLYYYRWSETSLTNTHSRAYLKWKKDVEGYNNVLQKEKNRFITDYSKRMFIFCAMKKAEALVREKGNFKEVYNDITTVKSFGKVDLRNKKASIIFILYAYAPLLFFIYKKIALRNIK; translated from the coding sequence ATGCCTATAACAAATCTATCCATCATAATGCCCGTATATAACAGTGAAAAATTTCTGGCAGATGCTTTAAATAGTGTGATCAATCAGACTTATAAAGACTTTGAGCTAATCATTATAGATGATGGTTCTACTGACGGTAGTTCAGATATTTGCGAGGAATATGCCAAAAATGATAAGCGAATAAAGTATGTTCATCAGGAAAATAGTGGTGGACAGGTTGCAAGAAATAACGGACTAGATATTGCAACTGGTAAATATATAGCATTTGTAGATAGTGACGATGCACTCGATCCTCATATTTATGAAGTTCTCATTCAAAACCTGGAAACCTATGATGCTGATGTTTCAGTTTGCAGCTTTAGCATGAATAGGGATTCTTTAGGAGTTCGTACCAATAAAACAACAGCCGTTATAAACGGCAGCGAAAAAATTCTAGAAGCTTTAGTAGGACATACACCTACATTGCCCAAGTTGCAAGGATATTTATTTAATAAGGTATACAAAAGAGAAGTAATCGGCAACCTTCGCATGAATCAACTTATCAACATGGGTGAGGATGGACTCTTTAATATGTATGTGATGCAAAATTGCAATAAAGCTGTTTATGACAATAGCGTTTTGTATTATTACAGATGGAGCGAGACCAGTCTCACAAACACTCATAGCCGCGCTTATCTAAAATGGAAAAAAGATGTTGAAGGTTACAATAACGTTTTACAAAAAGAAAAAAACAGATTCATTACAGATTATAGCAAGCGCATGTTCATCTTCTGCGCCATGAAGAAAGCTGAAGCATTAGTAAGAGAAAAGGGGAACTTCAAAGAAGTTTATAATGATATCACTACTGTGAAGAGCTTTGGAAAAGTAGATCTGCGTAATAAAAAAGCCTCTATAATATTCATTCTCTACGCGTATGCCCCACTGCTCTTTTTCATATACAAGAAAATAGCTTTGAGAAATATAAAATAA